The genomic segment ACATCGACTTCCGTCTTACAGCTACAGGTTTCGACAATTATGAGACCCCGCTCGTGGATCCTTACAAGAGTGCGCCAATTGCAGAAGGCTGCATTGGGTATGTCAAGACTGGTACAGACAACAGTATTGCAGATGGTGACCCAGAAGGCTCTGGGGCGGACAGCGGCATGACTGGCAACGGCATGAATGACTCCGAAGGCAATGGTATGTCTGGCGGAGACAGCGAAATTGGCGATGACGGGGACAGCGGTGTAGGAgagatcgacgacgacgatctcGCTCAATCAACAACGACCAGTGCAGGAGGCAAGGGGGTCGCTGCTACCACAACCAAAGCCGCGAGCAATACGACAAAGAGGACTACAACGATGACTACTACTACAAAGAAGATCACAACCACGACGAAGGTGGTGACCACAACGAAGAAAGCTGCTCAAACAACCAAGAAAGCTACTACCAAAAAGGCCGGAGCAACGACGAAGAAAGCCGCCACCACAACCAAGAAAGTTGCAGCAGTAACAACCAAACGGTCAACAACCACTACCAAGAAAGCCTCGTTGACAACTTCCAACGCGCCAACTTGCACATCCGGCAAAGCAGTCCTGAAGTCCAACCCCAACCCAGCCTTCATATGCGGTAAGAAGACCGGCACCGCCTACAGCAACTTCCTCGTCGGCAAACCCACCAAAGGAATGTGGAAATCTCTTCAGCAGTGCGCTGATTATTGCATACCGCAAGCCACTTGCATGAGCTTTAGCTGGAGTCCCAGCACGAATCTGTGCACACGGTACTCGCTCTCGTCTGTGCAGATGAGCTTGAAAGGAACGAGCACTACTGCGCCGTCGGATGCAACGTTCTATGATCGGACGTGTTATGGGACGAGTTGTTGAGGCTGATCTTAGATATTTCGGATTGCATTGAATGGCTGAGTGGAAACAATAGATTTTTCAATCAGTTCCCATTGACCGCGGGAGGGAACGTTCCTCTTCGTCATTTCTTGCACGATTGCTTGGCGGCAAGTTTGCTCCAACCCGAGATCGATTGCAGTGGTCACGCAGACACTGAATTTCGTCGCAGCCGATTGTACGGAGCGGAGCGTTCGAAAGCGAGCTTATGCTATCAAACCAAGTATCTTGGAAACGCCTAGAGAAGCTTCATGGATGGGCAATCTTGTGTTGCGGGAGAGCGGAGAGCAGTGGGGAATGCAAGTTCAGGTCAGGTCCGAGGCGGAGGTCAGCAGTGCAGCAGCGTCCGTGCCCGTTCTGTGTAACCAGACATGAGCTAGCTCCGGCTGGAACCGTAAGCATTGATTCGTTGACAGCTTGCACGGGACGGCGGAGGTCCGACGCCCGCGCCCGCTCATTTCTCCCTTCTTGCTCTGTTCTGCTTCTCTTGTCCTCTCCCCGACTCGCACATCACCTCTACAACCTCCAAGAATGTGATTTATTCCAACACGGACTCGAGCGCATCGCAACCGGAGTTGCTTTCGATTGCTGACATGTCGTGTGACAATCTCACGGCTCAGCTGTTCAGCTCTCAGCCTCAATGCCGACAAGTTGCGTCGTAAGCCTGCACAGTCGATCGCTGGGGACAAGCAAAAGCTTCAGCTCGTTTACAGAGCATAAGATGGAGATGCCATGCATACCGGTACGCATTCGGATTCGAGGACCATCTCAAGAGCATACAAATCGTACGCTGCGGAAACGTCGACAGCTTTTTTGTTGAACGCCGGAGCCGGAAGCCTTACCTCTCAAGATGGGAATTTGACAACCACCAATAAAGTATTTACGTAGGCTGACATGTCTGCCCGCATGAGGAGCGGCTTCGCGTTGCGAATTCGGCTCTTGTATTATCGCAATGGGGTAATCCCAGTATGTCACGCCGCTTACATCGACATCTGCTGCGCAGACCGGAAGCTTTTCAGCTCGGCTACACCCAAAGAGTGCATTCTCGTGCTTACTATGTGGACCTTATCAAGATGTACCGCCTGCACGCTCATATATCGTAAATCCTCTGAGCGTGGGAAGCGTGGCACTTCTGACTCCTCACTGGCCGAGGACTCCGTACGAGTGCATCTCCTGCGCATCATGGCGGATTGGAGAATTCAGCGTCAGGgaagagcagaggaagagcgGCACGGTAGGTGTTGAGGTATCGAGATGCATATCTGAAGCCTCGACCCTGGATGAAATAAGCATTTCTGCATCTCCCTCAATCACGCTCAATTTTGCTCAGACTGCTTTTCAGTGACGCACTGGTTGCCATGTTCTTCGAGTACTGCTGGGAAGTACTTCTCAAAATCGCAACATACTCGCCTCTTCTCGATTCGAGTAGCTACACTTCGCAGCAGCCTTTTGTTGTTCCTCAGAATGCACACGACAACAATGAGCTCGCCCCACTGGCAGGGCCATCGTTCAAGGTCGCTGGAACTAACTTCGTTTGCAACTATCCTCGAATGAATGGCTATCGATCATGCAATAGTGCTAAAGGCCGGGACTGCTGGCTTAGATCTAGCGATGCGAAGAACATCACCTACGACATTCATACTGAGTACGACACTCCAGGTGATAACTTTACGCCGACTGGAGTCATTCGGGAAGTGTGTTGAAGATCCCGTCCAACTCAAGGAATGTCGTAGCCGATGTGCTGACTGTGTGTAGTACTGGCTCGATGTCGATCTCCAGCCAATCGCTCCTGATGGGTACTTGAAAAGCCTCGGCCAAGTGTTCAATGGCACATATCCAGGACCTCATCTTGAAGGCTGTTGGGGTGACACCTTTGTTGTCCACGTTACGAACAAGATCCCAAACCTAGGCACGACGATTCACTGGCATGGCATTCGCCAATTGCATACAGTGAGTGTCAAGTCCCAGCTATGGACTTCATGCTAAGATGTCAATAGAATCAGCAAGACGGTGTCAATGGTGTAACTCAGTGCCCGATTGCCTACAACGAAACATACACGTACCGTTTCCACGCTCAGCAGTATGGACATACGTGGTACCACAGCCACTATCAGACTCAGTACTCCGACGGCGTTGCTGGACCACTCACCATCTACGGACCAAGCAGCGATGATTGGGACGAAACCTTCACGCCGGTCATGATGCAAGACTGGGTTCACGAGAACACTTCCGTCGCGTTCAAGCAAGAGCTTGCCCAAGCTATACCAATCGCAGATAGTCTGCTCCTTGGAGGCGTCAACCAGTTCAAATGCTCCAGCTTGGACCCGAAATGCTGTGTCGGTTGCAACCGGGCGACCTGCAATATCAATGAGGGCGAGAATCCGGAATTCTGTTGTACTCCCGATCCAGGATGCTTCAAGACTGTCAATGGAGTGAAAACTATCCAAGGTGGCGGCAGATTCAACAAAACTTTCGAAGAAGGCAAGCGGTACTTGCTCCAACTGATTAATGCCTCCTCGGAGTCCAtgttcatcttcgccatcgatgaTCATGATCTCCAGGTTATCCAAGCCGATTTGGTCCCTATCGTCCCTTACACCACCGACTCAGTCTTTGTTGCTATTGGACAACGATATCAAGTCATAGTCACGGCCaaaccgaagaagaagtcaagACTCTGCGTGCAAGATGTGAGGAGTTGTAATTACTGGATCCGAACTCGAATTGCTTCTGGCTGCGGCACCGTCGCTCAAGATAACGAAGAGACAGGGATTATTCAATACTCTCCAAACAGATCCGGCAACCCAGAGACCATTTCTGGCAACGATCGAGAAGCCTGCCAAGACGAACCGGTCGACAAGCTGCGGCCTGTCGTGCGATGGAACGCTGCCGACCTGCGCAATAATCGAGACAATTACACCTTTGATGCTGCTTTCGACAACGTCACAAATCATGGTGCATTCAGATGGGAGCTTTCCGAGAAACCCTTGTTTCTCAATTATTCTGACCCCAGCATTTTGAACGTCAACGATGCGAGTTTCTTCGCGGATCCTAATGTCGCTGCGGTCAATTACACGAATCATGCTTGGAACGACGGATTCGTCTATCTTGTCATCACAGCTGGAAATGTTCTCAACATACCGGGAAAGAGAGGAGTGCCTGCTGCGCACCCCATTCATCTGTAAGTGACATCTGACGAAAGGACTTTTCAAGTCAATAACAGCCACACAGCCACGGCCACgacttcgtcatcctcgctcAAATCGATCGACAGTGGGACGGGACTGTCCCAGCGATGAATACCGATAATCCTACTCGTCGCGATACAGCGTTGCTTTATGCTGGTGGCTATCTTGCTTTGGCTTTTAAGCTTGATAATCCTGGAATCTGGCTCGTGTAAGTAACATGTTACCGCTGGTACTGGAATGAGACTGATCTCGCCCGCAGACACTGCCACATTGCATGGCATGCTTCGAGTGGTCTTGCACTCAACATCATCGAGCGCCAAGACGAAATTGTGGGAAGCATTGGCTCCCTTGACGCTACACGCGATACATGTGCTGGTTGGGAGAGGATGAATTTGAAGTTCGAGCAGGAAGATTCTGGGATCTAAACGATGGGCTTCACAGGTTTTGACTCGATGCATGCAGCACAAAAGATGACTCGAAAGTCACAACAATCCAACGCAAATCAGAGACCGATAAAGGAACGAGAGTTCACGTTCGTTTTGAACAGATACAGGTCATCAATACATATCTTCATTATCTTATGTTTTTTAAGGTCTCTACGCAGGCAACTTAAACCCACCCTGCCTATTCGTAAAGAACCCATTCGGATCATACTGTCGCTTAGCCGCCTGCAGCCTCGCCAAACTCTCCGCTCCATAACTCGAATACACATCCTGATTCGGCGCCGCATCATTCATAAACAGCGGACTATAACTAACAGTCTCCACATCACCGGACTGATAATTCGTCGGAGCGATACCAGCATAATTCTCCTTATGATACGCCAACAGAGACTCCGAAAGCTCCTCAGAGTACTTTGGACAACGGTCTTGACAGAGAGGATTCGCCCAGAGGAAATTGTTTTCGAACCAGATCCGATCGCCGTATTCTGGACGGAGGTCTAAAGCGTTACCGCCTTGTCGTTGCGAAGCTTCCGCGATGCGGACGGAGACGGGTTGGGGATCGAAACCTGTGATTTGGATGTCGAGACCGGATTCGAGGCCGTCGATGAAGGTTTTGTTGTAGGTTGCATCGTAGTAGTGGGAGAAGAATTCGACTTGTTGGTCTTCTGGGAGATTGGGGTATGTGATGACACGGAAAGAGTTCCCAAAGCCGACGATCGCAGCACCTCCTGCTGATTCTGCGACTTCTGCGTAGCGTTTTGTGCCGGTTTCGGAGAATAGGGAAGGGATGGCGTCGAATTCGTCGAACAGGCCTGGTGGTGGTGTAGGGCCATCGTAGAACATGAACATTATGGGGCCGGTGATGGCGTTGAGGAGATTGAGTGGGAGGCCGAATTGGAAGACGGGGATGACGGCGGCTTTGGCGTCGGGGTAGTCGCGGATGAATCTTGTGACAGCGCGGAAGAGGGCTTCACGTTTGTCGGGGGTGTAGGCGCGGAGACCTCCCCAGACTTGTCCGTTGACGCCTTCGGGATGGGCTTGCATCCACATGCGAGTTACGATGCCGAACTGGTTTCCGCCGCCTCGGAGGGCCCACCAGAGCTCGGTGTTCTCTGTTCGTGTTGCATTGACTGCTGTGCCGTCTGCCAGTACGACTTCCCATTGGTCGACGTTGTCGCAGGTGAGACCCTAGGTAGATGTTAGTTGGGTCTAAAAGTATGGTGAACCAAGCACTCACGTATTGAGCAGAGTAGTAAGATAGACCTCCGCCCAGGGCGAAGCCACCAACACCGATATGTGCCAGTCGACCACCGACGACGATCTGATTCGTTTGTCCGGTAATCTTGTAGATATCACCCCATCTTCCACCCGGACCAACGATGAAGTGGTTTCCGTCCTCTGTGCGGGTAGCAGACCCAAGGTTGACTTCGAAAGCCATCAGAATTCCTTCATCTGTGGAAGAGAACCCAGGAGCAGGGTTGTGTCCTCCGCCTTTGATGGCGAACTTGACAGATGGGAACTCATTCAGCTTCTTGACGAGGTTCGATACTTGCTGTGCGTTGGCAGGGAAGAATGTGCATGCTGATCGATAGTCGTATGAGTTTTGGTTGTTCCAGTATACTCGGTTCGTGTCGATCCATCGTGAGGCATTCGCAGCGGTTCTCAGAGCATTGATGCTGAGTGGATCGTAGGCCATGTATCGAGGGTAGGTGTTGTATAGGTAGTCGCATACTTTTAGAGTATCAGCAGTAGGTACTGCATTAGCCAGCGCCACCAGGCTGGCGACTGCCAAAGACAAGAGCATCGTGTAAGATGTTCGGGGATGATCGTTCGAACAATGGAAGCTTAGATCGTGGGAAGAGCGTAGTCGAGCATGGGAGACATATACATATGGTTCTTTTCTTTACGGGCTGAGTCGCCGAGGTGATTTGTGAAGTGCACCCACCTAAGACGCCACCTTGATCATCAGTAGTCTTTTCCAAGCGAGGTATAAGATAAGATCTGTGATTTGCGTGGGCCGGCGGGCTAGGGGCGGGTTGGCCTGGACTAGATGCCGATCGTTCTGCATATGGAAGTTGAATTCACGCACGTCAGACAGAGCTTTACAGGGCAATGAGACTGCCATATGCGGTCCTGAAATGTGCGTTGCTCGTCTGCGATCTCTCATACTCCTGATCATCCTGGTTGTTGTGCTTGGCCATGTTTCAAGTGAGACTGCATTTACCATTATGGCATACTATGCCGACAGCCCCTAGGATAAAGCTAAGGCAGTGGCATTGCGAGCATGGTGTCCCGGCAATGCCCCATGCAAGTCTGCGCGCGATCGGGAATTCGCTACATAGCGACAGTAGTGAATTTGGCACGCGATATGTGAGTCGCATATCAGACGGAACGAGTTGCCCTATCCAAGACAGATCCGAGGACGTGAGAAGAATACCTTTTCAGCCACGACTGCACTAGAGTGGCTGTAAACTTATGGGGACAAGGAGAGGCATCGTCGTTTGAGCGGCCTGCCTCGCTCAGCTCGCAACTTAGTGCTCCAAACAAGCATCTCTCAGGCACGAATGGCCAGGATTCGCCTAGGGAGAAGAGAAATCTGATGCATCTCCAAAGTGAAGTAGCGTGGTGATCGGCAATACGAGCGCACGGACGTAAGATACGAGGTTCGCACGTGAGATGGGGGAGAAAAAGTAAGCCGGGATGTGCCGCTGGAAAGGCCGAGGCGCTTGAGCTTGACCTGGCGGCCTGCCAACAGCTTGATAATAATGCGATTTGCAACATTCGAATGCATCTCATCAGCTTTGTGCAGGGTGCGCATGCGCTCTCAATTTCAGAGAGTCCAGTATGGCCGAAGGGTCTCCGGCCTGGCTGAGCGGATAACGTCATCCTGGTACGCGACTCATTGAAGGGTGCAGTGGGACTTTGCAAGTGGACAACTTCCACGCCGCGATCCACCAGCGGTGGCCCAACACAAGCTGCCAGGCGAGATGAATGTCATCGTAAGGCATCCACACGCTTGGTTGGCTGTATCTCGGTCATTTGGTGACTTGACGGACCATTCGCAAGATGCCCAGAGGCGAGACCACCGTCAGGGTAGCGTACGGACATCGTTCTCAGAAGTCTGCACAACGACCACATATCCTCGACGATGTGATCGCGGGGCTTCTCCAGAGGAATTTGTCGTCTGCGACTCGGACATCATGCCACAGGATAGCATTGCTTTCTCTGTTGTTGACTGTGCAAGCGTTGGAGAAGAACTTGCGAAGTGATGTTTGATGCCAAGAAATGGTACGTGCTCAGCAATCCACCACGCTCCGTCATCCACTTTCTGCAGCTCCACCACCCACTGTGTTTTGCACTGCGAGCCACATCCACGTCGTCCACGCCGCCCTCCACAGCTGCTATACCGCTTTCTTCACTGCATCGACGCGTCGCACGTGATACCGCACGATGCCGCGAGGCCGCGATGAATGTTGGCAGGAAGTCGACCGCGCCTTGGACGAAGACTCCGGCAAGCGCCATCCCCGCGTCACCTGCAAGCACTGCCACCTCGAATGGACGTCCAACGAAAAGGCGCGAGTGATTGAGCATCTCCAGCGATGCATGGAACTGCCCGAGCCACTATGGCGGACGTACCAGCCGCATCGTCTGGACCCTACCCTCccgtctgctgctgagctccagcagcaacagcgtgCTCGCACCCGCGGCATCGCGTCCATGTCGAATACAGAGCAAGAGTTAGCCACCACTGCTTGTGCCCAATGGATTCACGCTTCAGGTCTCGACCCGTCAGTGACTGAACATCCAGCATTTCGTGCCTTTCTTCGCACACTGCGTCCAGCTTTCAAAATCCCATCAAGGCACCAATTGACCCATGCGCTCCTCGACGCGCCACTCATGTTCATCGCCTTCATTGCAGATCCGCAAGAGCGTCATCGTCGGCCTGCCATTCTGGACAGTAATGAGGAAACACAATCGCGCTCTTTGCAGGCATTTCTCCTCAAGTACTGCAACGGCAACACCATGAAGGCCTCCGCATTGCTCGGCATGCTGTCTCTGCTGCGAGTCAAGCAGGGTCCATTTGCCAACGACATGGTGTGGATGGCTAGCAATCAGATGACGCCGATCCAGTGGTGGCAGAATTTCTGGGTGCAAGAACAGCCAGATCTTGCTGAGTTGTGCATGTTGGCTCTGGCGATTGCTCCACTCGGCGATACCATTGAACGAAATTGGTCACCCCATGCCTTCGTCCATGTCTTGAAGCGCAACCAGATCGGCGTCGATGTCGTCAATCGATTGATTACGACGTTTTGGAGCCTGCGTATCAAGCACGGCTGGGTGGACGACATCGCCAACGGCACTCATGACGCCACAGATCAAGATGCGGAATTCACTCCGGATCATATGGACAGCTTCATGCCAATGCAAGCTTAGGAAGAACCGTTGCATGACGCTGCAGTCGATGGACCAGcacagaagagaagaaagacgcAAGCCTTGGAGGGTATGGAGCGTCCGGGCTCATCAGTCGATCCGTTGCTATAGAGCCGCTCTCAGTCAAGCTCGCAGATACCTGCATCTCATCCGAATCGAGAGTGAGGATCAACTTCGTCACGTTGTAACAGCGGTGAACGATCTGGTACGACCCAGTCGGCATGGAGGCAGATCATCCCGGCTTCCGTGCGCAGACGTGAGACATCCGCGGAACAATGCGACCGTGCTCAAACCACAATCACATCTCGAACGGAGCGAAGGCAGTGACTGCAACAACATCTCAGCTGGCGAAGTTTAGTCAACATGATAACAGTAAACTCTCTTCGCAGGTGATTAGGACATGGAAGCCGTCGTAGTTGTACAGCGGATATGCAGTACAATACGTACATCATCAAGATGAGCAATGCTCAAGGCTCTTGGCTGGAACATTACTTGCGAGGACCTACAGCACAGTACACAAATCTGTTGGTGCTCCTCAAAGCTTGTACATAATATGGGGCTAGTGCTGTGGGGGACTGGAGTCGCCGAGAAGGATGCTGCACCATCTCATCTCATCATGACGAACACTTGTTTACAGAAAACAACATCGCGTGACAAGTCCGATCAATACATCTCCCAGAATCCCAGCATACAAAAAGGCCAACTTTACAAGCCATGTACAAGTACCGCAAGAAACAGCAAAGTCCAACACCGAAATCGGGCAATTCTCGAGCCACAAGCCGCTGTCCATCCTCACCTCCCACAACGAAAGCAAACGCAATTCCTCCCGCTTACCCCGTAAACAACCATGGTATTTCTTACCAAATACCAAGCAAATTCCATGAAACTCTTACGTCAAACATCCTCCAGACCGATGCTCGGAGCTACCCTTTTCGTCAGCCGGACCAGCTCCGCGGGTGTCATGTGATGCACCTTATAGCTATGTGCTCGGCAGGTTCGCAGACTGAGGTCGTCACGCGAGGAACTTATGTGTCATGATCAGGGCGGAGTGCATGGAACTGAGTCAAAGCAATGTCAATGAAACCGTTGCGAACCACGTCTGGTTGCCTGGTTCTCGCTGGTTATGTGTAGGATTTGGGGAAAGGATTGGGTCGGAGTTGAGGGCGTGCGAGTGCATGTACATATTATGGTTGGTGATGGTGTGATGTTTGTGGTACTGACGGATGCGGTCTGTGTATGTATAAGCATTCGTTCCTGTCATCGAAGAGTAGTGACTTCTCGATTCGTCTCTTCAGAAAAATAGCCCATTCTGAACAAAAGGAATCCCAATCAAACATCGAAACCACAATGCCCTCCTCAACAACCCAACATCCAACAACCCCAATCTTCCTCACCCTCCCCCGCGAAATCCGCGACCTAATCTACTCCCACCTCTTCACCTCCAACATCGTCCATCTCTCCCTCCCCACCCGACCCCGTAACATCGGTCTCCTCCGCGTCAACCACCAACTCCGCCTCGAAGCCTCCAAACCTTTCTACAACCTTACAACATTCTACACCGATGTCCGAATCGCAAGTCTCTACAATTGGCTTCAACGACTCCCAACCTCTCACCACGGATACATTAAAAATATCCGCCGAGTAGATTTCGAAGCGAAAACGAGAAATAATATTGGGAGAATTGAGAAATTGAGGGATTGTAGGGAGAAGTTGGAGGGGATGGGGATTTGGTTAGGGGAGGGAGTTTTGCAGGTTGCGTTGAGGGGGGAGGGGAGGGAGGAGGTTTGGGGGACGGAGTTACCGGTGGAATGGCCGGGGAGTGCGAGGGCGAAGGTGCTGGATCGGAGGGATGTTTATGAGGGGTTGGAGGGGGAAGCTTGATTTGGAGAACTGGTTAGGTTGATCAATGGGGCCGATGTGTATGGGGTTGATGTTGGACTGAAAAGTTGCTAAAGACGCCAAGGCCACGCTAGATGAGATGGGTTCTGGCTTTCCATTTTCAGATCGAGATATGGATTTGTACGACATGCTTGCTGTTCGGCAATTGAGGGTCGTCTGCTCGCTGTGCGACGCGTTGAGCcagtgaggatgaggagcttGGGCTCAGGGTTGCTCAGAAAGTCCGGCAGTCCTCAAGGTCTTTGTTGGTGGTCTGCAGAACCAAGGTGATGGGCCGAATCCAATGAGCTGGATCAGTTCTTGCTCCGGTCACAGCTCGTTCTGTGCGACGTAAGATCAAGAGAGCCAATGCGCTCGTCTGGGCCGAAAGCACCTTCGTGCGATCAAGCCAAGCTCTTGTTACGGCCGGGCAGATCAACTGCAGCGACTCCTTTCTACTTCGCCGCCCCATCAACCTTGGTCGGCGTCACCTTCTCCTTTGCGGGACTTCCTTTCATCACGTCTCCCAAAGGAaactcctcctctgccttcctctcgtcttcttcggacCACGCGCGTGGTAGCACAGCGAATACAAGATAACTTGTATGTGTCCTGACTTCGGGTTCAGTTCGATGCACGAGTCTGCCTTCCTTGTAAAGCTTTCGCTCCTCTGCTTCTCGCTTGATCTGCTCCAGTCTTTCTGCCTTGGTCAGCACACCGCCTTGCTCTCGCTTCCTCTCCTGTGGGATGATGTCCTGTCTAGATTCCGGTCAGTCTGACAAAGAAAAATATCCATGAATTGTAGCGTTGACCTACCGTAATCGCTCTAATGCCTCATTCACATTGGCAGCTGTCGCATTGACGCCTCTTAGACCTTCCTCTTTCAAGCCCACGCGCTCTCGGCGCACGTCTATTCGCTGGTTCTGGATTTCCACCATGCTGATATCGGCCCAGCCCAGCTTCCGTAATGCGGCGCACGTTGCTATTACTTGTTCGATACAAGGCGAGAAAGTGCAGAGCTGGATGGGGTTTTCAGGATTGAGCGGAGAATCAGGTCCGTCTCGCGTCAAGTTCTGCAGGGCAGTCCAAGGCGCTGGAAGATCAAGGAAGATGGCATCGGTCTTGGGTGAGCTGCCGTCGTCGAGAAGAAAGCCGTCGTTACAGACGTCACGATGTGTGAGATGGACAATGCCATCAAGACCGTGTTCTGTGATCTCCCGGCGAAGTGTCTCGACTCGCGGCTCATGGTATTCGTAGCTGTACACCCTGCCTACTTTTCGTCGCTTACTTTCTGAAGGGTAACCATTGAAGACGGCTCTCGTTGCAGCGTGCGTGAAGCTGCCGCTCCCTGCACCGGCTTCGATGATGGTGCTACCAGGTCGCACTCGTAGTCGTTGCAGGATGTAGCTATAGTCGGGCGTGTACACGACCTGTGTTCGATGATCCAGCGAAGATGTCCAGGACTCAGGAGTTGGGGGCAAGACGTGTATGAAGCCTGAGCCCGCCTCGACTGGTTTCACTGCTGGAGCATCGCCGTTTGCTTCCTGTTTCCGCTTCTTTGTAGGTGATGATGCGAGTTCTGTTTCCTGCCCATCCGACTTTCGCTTCCTGCTGCCTTTCTCTTCCGCAGAGCCATTTTCTGCTGGTGCTGAGGCGGTGTCCTCtggcttcttgttcttgccctTGCGTCCTCGGCTCCCTGTGTCAACCTTGCTCGCGCGCACCTGACTGCCCCAGTCGAGCCCGATCAATGTCTTGTGCGGGAAGCTGCCGAAGCGGGTGTTGGCGACTGCCCCTTCGGCATACCCTTCATCGGAGCTCTCGGCGAGTGTGAGGGGAATCAGGCTGTCGCGTTTGAGATGTAATATCGCGAGCGAGTCCACCTCCGCTCTGGGCGTGGCATAGAGAAAGGGCGAGGGTCGTGACATTTTTAGCGACGGATGGTTGCATTGGTGGTGAATTTCTGCATCCCGGGGGCCGGGCTCAGGTCCGCTTGCTATCTTATCGCGTTTGTGGAGGAACACGCGATGATGACAGGCGCGACCGTGGGAGGAGCTTGGGCCATGCGAGACTTGGCTGAACTAACGAAGTGGTTGAGTTTCCGGCTGGCAGACTGCAATTGGCATTGGGGCGTGCAACGAGCGCGGCAAGCGACCGCCAACGATGCAGAAAACACACCGCCTCGTGTCGGCGCGCTGTTGCAGCCATCATCATGTGCTCACGCGAGGCCGAAAGAGCGTGCGTGGATGGCAATGCAAGGCAAGATCGGCGATGGATACTTCCGGCGGGACCCAGAGCCTCAACGCACGCTGCACGCAGACGAGCGCACAGTGCAGGACAGAGCAGAGCATTGATGCAGCTGCCCACAAtgtcgctgccgccgcttccCTCTCCGCCGCGACGCAGCCAGGAAGTCGGTCAACACGTCGGTCCTGCTGTTGCCTCTCCTCCCCCCCTTCCTCTCCGCCCatcgccctcctctcctctcctctctctcGACATCTCACCCCCGCCATCTACTCGTGTACCACTCCACGCGCCGCCGCGGAGCATTGAACCCAGCATCTTCGCCCATTGTCGCTCATTTGCGCGTCCGTCTCATCTATAGCACTCTCCACCCATACACACTGCCCATTGATCTCTCCGACAACGACATACAACATTGACCAGGACAGCACCCATCGCCTGGGCACGTCGTTCTGATTGGGACGACCCAAAAAAGTTTTGCCCAGCATGTCA from the Cercospora beticola chromosome 9, complete sequence genome contains:
- a CDS encoding uncharacterized protein (CAZy:AA1); protein product: MFFEYCWEVLLKIATYSPLLDSSSYTSQQPFVVPQNAHDNNELAPLAGPSFKVAGTNFVCNYPRMNGYRSCNSAKGRDCWLRSSDAKNITYDIHTEYDTPGDNFTPTGVIREYWLDVDLQPIAPDGYLKSLGQVFNGTYPGPHLEGCWGDTFVVHVTNKIPNLGTTIHWHGIRQLHTNQQDGVNGVTQCPIAYNETYTYRFHAQQYGHTWYHSHYQTQYSDGVAGPLTIYGPSSDDWDETFTPVMMQDWVHENTSVAFKQELAQAIPIADSLLLGGVNQFKCSSLDPKCCVGCNRATCNINEGENPEFCCTPDPGCFKTVNGVKTIQGGGRFNKTFEEGKRYLLQLINASSESMFIFAIDDHDLQVIQADLVPIVPYTTDSVFVAIGQRYQVIVTAKPKKKSRLCVQDVRSCNYWIRTRIASGCGTVAQDNEETGIIQYSPNRSGNPETISGNDREACQDEPVDKLRPVVRWNAADLRNNRDNYTFDAAFDNVTNHGAFRWELSEKPLFLNYSDPSILNVNDASFFADPNVAAVNYTNHAWNDGFVYLVITAGNVLNIPGKRGVPAAHPIHLHGHDFVILAQIDRQWDGTVPAMNTDNPTRRDTALLYAGGYLALAFKLDNPGIWLVHCHIAWHASSGLALNIIERQDEIVGSIGSLDATRDTCAGWERMNLKFEQEDSGI
- a CDS encoding uncharacterized protein (BUSCO:EOG09262H50), whose translation is MSRPSPFLYATPRAEVDSLAILHLKRDSLIPLTLAESSDEGYAEGAVANTRFGSFPHKTLIGLDWGSQVRASKVDTGSRGRKGKNKKPEDTASAPAENGSAEEKGSRKRKSDGQETELASSPTKKRKQEANGDAPAVKPVEAGSGFIHVLPPTPESWTSSLDHRTQVVYTPDYSYILQRLRVRPGSTIIEAGAGSGSFTHAATRAVFNGYPSESKRRKVGRVYSYEYHEPRVETLRREITEHGLDGIVHLTHRDVCNDGFLLDDGSSPKTDAIFLDLPAPWTALQNLTRDGPDSPLNPENPIQLCTFSPCIEQVIATCAALRKLGWADISMVEIQNQRIDVRRERVGLKEEGLRGVNATAANVNEALERLRQDIIPQERKREQGGVLTKAERLEQIKREAEERKLYKEGRLVHRTEPEVRTHTSYLVFAVLPRAWSEEDERKAEEEFPLGDVMKGSPAKEKVTPTKVDGAAK
- a CDS encoding uncharacterized protein (CAZy:AA7), which produces MLLSLAVASLVALANAVPTADTLKVCDYLYNTYPRYMAYDPLSINALRTAANASRWIDTNRVYWNNQNSYDYRSACTFFPANAQQVSNLVKKLNEFPSVKFAIKGGGHNPAPGFSSTDEGILMAFEVNLGSATRTEDGNHFIVGPGGRWGDIYKITGQTNQIVVGGRLAHIGVGGFALGGGLSYYSAQYGLTCDNVDQWEVVLADGTAVNATRTENTELWWALRGGGNQFGIVTRMWMQAHPEGVNGQVWGGLRAYTPDKREALFRAVTRFIRDYPDAKAAVIPVFQFGLPLNLLNAITGPIMFMFYDGPTPPPGLFDEFDAIPSLFSETGTKRYAEVAESAGGAAIVGFGNSFRVITYPNLPEDQQVEFFSHYYDATYNKTFIDGLESGLDIQITGFDPQPVSVRIAEASQRQGGNALDLRPEYGDRIWFENNFLWANPLCQDRCPKYSEELSESLLAYHKENYAGIAPTNYQSGDVETVSYSPLFMNDAAPNQDVYSSYGAESLARLQAAKRQYDPNGFFTNRQGGFKLPA